A genomic stretch from Caulobacter sp. FWC2 includes:
- a CDS encoding UTP--glucose-1-phosphate uridylyltransferase, with product MKPVRKAVLPVAGFGTRVLPGTKTTPKELLNVVDRPILSYIVAEGRAAGIEHFVFVTGRNKGAIEDYFDHQVELEAALAAKGKTDLLNELLGELPKPGEMSFVRQMAPLGLGHAVWCARDIIGDEPFAVMLPDMVMHAQTSALAQAIEAYDQVGGNIVVVEPCPEGQAHQYGIVALDGQDGRLNRMTGMVEKPPKGTEPSNLFISGRYILQPEIFDLLASQEKGAGNEIQLTDSMLKLLTTQDFHALEYDGVTYDCGDKIGLLRANVALALANPELGAAARAAIEDLLK from the coding sequence ATGAAACCCGTTCGTAAAGCCGTCCTTCCCGTCGCAGGCTTTGGCACCCGCGTGCTGCCCGGCACGAAGACCACGCCGAAGGAACTGCTGAACGTCGTCGACCGGCCGATCCTGTCCTACATCGTCGCCGAAGGCCGCGCGGCGGGCATCGAGCACTTCGTCTTCGTGACCGGCCGCAACAAGGGCGCGATCGAGGACTATTTCGACCACCAGGTCGAGCTGGAAGCCGCCCTGGCCGCAAAGGGCAAGACCGACCTGCTCAACGAACTGCTGGGCGAGCTGCCCAAGCCGGGCGAGATGAGCTTCGTGCGCCAGATGGCCCCGCTGGGCCTGGGCCACGCGGTGTGGTGCGCCCGCGACATCATCGGCGACGAGCCCTTCGCGGTCATGCTGCCCGACATGGTCATGCACGCCCAGACCTCGGCCCTGGCCCAGGCCATCGAGGCCTATGACCAGGTCGGCGGCAATATCGTCGTGGTCGAGCCCTGCCCCGAGGGCCAGGCCCACCAGTACGGCATCGTCGCGCTGGACGGCCAGGACGGCCGCCTGAACCGCATGACCGGCATGGTCGAAAAGCCGCCGAAAGGCACTGAGCCCTCGAACCTGTTCATCAGCGGCCGCTACATCCTGCAGCCCGAGATCTTCGATCTGCTGGCCAGCCAGGAGAAGGGCGCCGGCAACGAGATCCAGCTGACCGACTCGATGCTGAAGCTGCTGACCACCCAGGACTTCCACGCCCTGGAATATGACGGCGTCACCTATGACTGCGGCGACAAGATCGGCCTGCTGCGGGCCAATGTCGCCCTGGCCCTGGCCAATCCGGAGCTGGGCGCCGCCGCCCGCGCCGCCATCGAAGACCTGCTGAAGTAG
- a CDS encoding alpha/beta fold hydrolase yields MTFTDFFWTSHEGLPLHARDYAPMGVSGGEIRKLPVICIHGLTRNARDFEALAPRIAATGRRVLAVDVRGRGLSAHDPNPMNYHPGTYAADVLSLLAAAGIEKAVFVGTSMGGLITMVLTSLKPEAIAAAVLNDVGPELSPVGLARIAGYTGMASRFETWDDAVAYAKAINEAAFPAYAAEDWEVFARRLFDEKDGDYVLAYDPDIAAPIKAAAEAAAKSQSEGGAALAPPDMYPLFRALAKDRSLLLVRGGISDLIDPAIAERMRAAAPTMAYAEVPGVGHAPMLTEPEAWAAIENLLGEAP; encoded by the coding sequence ATGACCTTCACCGACTTCTTCTGGACCTCGCACGAAGGCCTGCCGCTGCACGCACGGGACTACGCTCCAATGGGCGTTTCTGGCGGCGAGATCCGGAAGCTGCCGGTGATCTGCATCCACGGCCTGACCCGCAACGCCCGCGACTTCGAGGCGCTGGCGCCCAGGATCGCCGCCACCGGCCGCCGGGTCCTGGCGGTCGACGTGCGCGGCCGGGGCCTGTCGGCGCACGATCCGAACCCGATGAACTACCACCCGGGGACCTACGCCGCCGACGTCCTGTCGCTGCTGGCCGCGGCCGGGATCGAGAAGGCGGTGTTCGTCGGCACCAGCATGGGCGGGTTGATCACCATGGTGCTGACCTCGCTGAAGCCGGAGGCCATCGCCGCCGCCGTGCTGAACGATGTCGGTCCTGAGCTGTCGCCCGTCGGCTTGGCCCGCATCGCCGGCTACACCGGCATGGCCAGCCGGTTCGAGACCTGGGACGACGCCGTCGCCTACGCCAAGGCGATCAACGAGGCCGCTTTCCCCGCCTACGCCGCCGAGGACTGGGAAGTCTTCGCCCGTCGCCTTTTTGATGAAAAGGACGGCGACTACGTCCTGGCCTACGACCCCGACATCGCCGCGCCGATCAAGGCGGCGGCGGAAGCGGCGGCCAAATCCCAGAGCGAGGGCGGCGCGGCCCTGGCCCCGCCCGACATGTATCCGCTGTTCCGGGCTCTGGCGAAGGACCGTTCCCTGCTGCTGGTGCGCGGCGGAATCTCGGACCTGATCGACCCCGCCATCGCCGAGCGCATGCGCGCCGCCGCGCCGACCATGGCCTATGCCGAGGTTCCCGGCGTCGGTCACGCCCCGATGCTGACCGAGCCGGAAGCCTGGGCGGCGATAGAAAACCTGCTGGGCGAAGCGCCTTAA
- the argE gene encoding acetylornithine deacetylase, with amino-acid sequence MVSSSEVLSERAVDILAKLVAFDTTSRRSNLELIQWVEQYLARLDIPTRRVPNADGTKSNLLASIGPAVEGGIVLSGHTDVVPVDGQPWSSDPWVLTEREGRLYGRGTCDMKGFLALALAAAPDLAQATLSKPVHLAFSYDEEVGCLGAPDMIEVIANDLPRPALVVVGEPTDMVAVRAHKGIASFIVTVTGREGHSSLTHLGVSANMAAIKLMAKLVELSEKLEREADPNSLFTPKGATLTVGQVNGGTAVNILARECVFVFDLRTPANLEPMAILADFFAAAQALDAEIKAKAPEGGVKVERRSLTPAFAPEENGVAEAFARKLAGDNGPARVVPYAAEAGQFQGAGFSTVICGPGSIDQAHQPNEYVEISQMQRGAAFMRRLIEDLSV; translated from the coding sequence ATGGTTTCCTCATCCGAAGTCTTGTCAGAACGCGCCGTCGACATCCTGGCCAAGCTGGTGGCGTTCGACACCACCTCGCGCCGCTCGAACCTGGAACTGATCCAGTGGGTCGAGCAGTACCTGGCCCGCCTGGATATCCCAACCCGCCGGGTTCCGAACGCCGACGGGACCAAGTCCAATCTTTTGGCGAGCATCGGGCCGGCGGTCGAGGGCGGAATCGTCCTGTCCGGCCATACCGACGTCGTCCCCGTCGACGGCCAGCCGTGGTCCAGCGATCCCTGGGTGCTGACCGAGCGCGAGGGGCGGCTCTACGGCCGGGGAACCTGCGACATGAAGGGCTTCCTGGCCCTGGCCCTGGCCGCCGCGCCGGACCTGGCCCAGGCGACGCTGAGCAAACCCGTCCACCTGGCCTTCTCCTATGACGAGGAGGTCGGCTGCCTGGGCGCGCCGGACATGATCGAGGTCATCGCCAACGACCTGCCCCGCCCCGCTCTGGTCGTGGTCGGCGAGCCCACCGACATGGTCGCCGTCCGCGCCCACAAGGGCATAGCCAGCTTCATCGTCACCGTGACCGGCCGCGAAGGCCATTCCAGCCTCACCCACCTGGGCGTCTCGGCCAACATGGCGGCGATCAAGCTGATGGCGAAGCTGGTCGAGCTCTCCGAAAAGCTGGAGCGCGAGGCCGACCCGAACTCGCTGTTCACTCCGAAGGGCGCGACCCTGACCGTCGGCCAAGTCAACGGCGGCACGGCCGTCAACATCCTGGCCCGCGAGTGCGTGTTCGTCTTCGACCTGCGCACCCCGGCCAATCTAGAGCCGATGGCGATCCTAGCCGACTTCTTCGCCGCGGCGCAGGCCCTGGACGCCGAGATCAAGGCCAAGGCCCCCGAAGGCGGCGTCAAGGTCGAGCGCCGCTCCCTGACCCCGGCCTTCGCCCCGGAAGAGAACGGCGTCGCCGAGGCCTTCGCCCGCAAGCTGGCCGGCGACAACGGTCCGGCCCGGGTCGTTCCCTATGCCGCCGAGGCGGGACAGTTCCAGGGCGCGGGCTTCTCGACGGTGATCTGCGGCCCCGGCTCGATCGACCAGGCCCACCAGCCCAACGAATATGTCGAGATCAGCCAGATGCAGCGCGGCGCGGCCTTCATGCGTCGGCTGATCGAGGACCTTTCGGTCTAG
- the rfbC gene encoding dTDP-4-dehydrorhamnose 3,5-epimerase encodes MKITPLAIPEVLLITPARHGDERGWFSETFRQSALEEAGFRAAFVQDNHVRSTTRGIQRGLHYQKPPHAQDKLLRCVVGSIFDVAVDIRKGSPTYGQWVGAELSAENRQQLLVPKGFAHGYVTLTDACEVLYKVTGYYAPAAEGAVRWSDPVIGVDWPVPASEITANDRDNAAPLLAEVESPFTY; translated from the coding sequence ATGAAGATCACGCCACTGGCGATCCCCGAAGTGCTGCTTATCACGCCCGCGCGCCATGGCGATGAGCGTGGCTGGTTTTCCGAGACCTTCCGCCAGTCGGCGCTGGAGGAGGCAGGATTTAGGGCCGCGTTCGTCCAGGACAACCATGTCCGCTCCACCACGCGCGGCATCCAGCGCGGCCTGCACTATCAGAAGCCCCCCCACGCCCAGGACAAGCTGCTGCGCTGCGTGGTCGGGTCGATCTTCGACGTGGCGGTGGATATCCGCAAAGGCTCGCCGACCTACGGCCAGTGGGTCGGGGCCGAGCTGTCGGCCGAGAACCGTCAGCAACTGCTGGTGCCCAAGGGCTTCGCCCATGGCTACGTCACCCTGACCGACGCCTGCGAGGTGCTCTACAAGGTCACCGGCTACTACGCCCCAGCGGCCGAGGGCGCGGTGCGCTGGAGCGACCCGGTCATCGGCGTCGACTGGCCGGTGCCCGCCTCCGAGATCACCGCCAACGATCGCGACAACGCCGCGCCACTGCTGGCGGAAGTAGAGTCGCCGTTCACCTATTAA
- a CDS encoding FKBP-type peptidyl-prolyl cis-trans isomerase: MHRRALLVTLAAAGLVLTACGPSKKAQENLSIADAFMAKNAKEPGVVTLPQGLQYKVVRDGPQGGLHPTQADEVKVHYEGKLLDGTVFDSSYERGVPAVFPLDGLVPAWVIALQRMKAGDEWILYVPPALGYGAQDKGPIPGNSVMIFKIELLDVNRLGPGKPKE, encoded by the coding sequence ATGCATCGCCGCGCTCTTCTCGTCACCCTCGCCGCCGCCGGTCTGGTTCTGACCGCCTGCGGGCCCAGCAAGAAGGCGCAGGAAAACCTCTCTATCGCCGACGCCTTCATGGCCAAGAACGCCAAGGAGCCGGGCGTCGTCACCCTGCCGCAAGGCCTGCAATACAAGGTGGTGCGTGACGGTCCCCAGGGCGGCCTGCACCCGACGCAAGCCGACGAGGTCAAGGTCCACTACGAGGGCAAGCTGCTGGACGGCACGGTGTTCGACAGCAGCTACGAGCGCGGCGTGCCGGCGGTGTTCCCGCTGGACGGCCTGGTGCCGGCCTGGGTCATCGCCCTGCAGCGCATGAAGGCGGGCGACGAGTGGATCCTCTACGTGCCGCCGGCCCTGGGCTACGGCGCGCAGGACAAGGGGCCGATCCCGGGCAACAGCGTGATGATCTTCAAGATCGAGCTGCTGGACGTGAACCGGCTGGGCCCGGGCAAGCCGAAGGAATAG
- the rfaE1 gene encoding D-glycero-beta-D-manno-heptose-7-phosphate kinase encodes MNDTLAHLPRAFAGKTVLVLGDVMLDRFIYGAVDRISPEAPVPVIAVEKETAMLGGAGNVARNVAALGAKAVLIGLVGQDDAGAALRGMIDVEPGLEAALVSDAQRRTTEKVRYISGSHQMLRVDREDRGPGDGAALLAAFTARLASADVVVLSDYAKGVLTAEVVRGAIDAARAAGKPVIVDPKSRDFARYDGATLIKPNRKEAAEATGIFDNSDEASEDAGAAILAMAPALEAALITRGGAGMTLSVRGQPHLHLPATAVEVFDVSGAGDTVAATLALAVAAGASLADAARLANLAGGLVVAKLGTDVVTAAELTAVASSAQGEPGEIKIADRDDARQIVEGWRARGLKVGFTNGCFDLLHPGHVSLLSQAKAACDRLIVGLNTDASVSKLKGPSRPVQKEQGRATVLASLSSVDLVVLFGEETPLALIEAFRPDVLVKGADYTVETVVGSDVVLGYGGKVVLAELKQGQSTTNLIARMNS; translated from the coding sequence ATGAACGACACGCTCGCCCACCTCCCCCGCGCCTTCGCCGGCAAGACCGTGCTGGTCCTCGGTGACGTGATGCTGGACCGCTTCATCTACGGCGCGGTCGACCGCATCTCGCCCGAGGCGCCGGTGCCGGTGATCGCGGTCGAGAAGGAAACCGCCATGCTGGGCGGTGCGGGCAATGTCGCGCGCAATGTCGCCGCCCTGGGCGCCAAGGCGGTGCTGATCGGCCTGGTCGGCCAGGACGACGCCGGCGCGGCCCTGCGCGGCATGATCGACGTCGAGCCGGGGCTGGAGGCTGCGCTGGTATCCGACGCCCAACGGCGCACGACCGAGAAGGTCCGCTACATCTCGGGTTCGCATCAGATGCTGCGCGTCGACCGCGAGGATCGCGGTCCGGGTGACGGCGCGGCGCTGCTGGCGGCGTTCACGGCGCGCCTGGCCTCGGCCGATGTCGTGGTGCTGTCCGACTACGCCAAGGGCGTGCTGACCGCCGAGGTGGTGCGCGGGGCGATCGATGCCGCTCGCGCGGCCGGCAAGCCGGTGATCGTCGATCCCAAGAGCCGCGACTTCGCCCGCTATGACGGCGCGACCCTGATCAAGCCCAACCGCAAGGAGGCTGCCGAGGCGACCGGCATCTTCGATAATTCGGACGAGGCGTCGGAAGACGCCGGCGCGGCGATCTTGGCCATGGCGCCGGCCCTGGAGGCGGCCCTGATCACCCGCGGCGGCGCGGGCATGACGCTATCGGTGCGCGGCCAACCTCACCTGCACCTGCCGGCCACGGCGGTCGAGGTGTTCGACGTGTCCGGCGCCGGCGACACCGTGGCCGCGACCCTGGCCCTGGCCGTGGCGGCGGGAGCGAGCCTGGCCGACGCCGCGCGCCTGGCCAACCTGGCCGGCGGCCTTGTCGTGGCCAAGCTGGGCACCGACGTCGTCACCGCCGCCGAGCTGACCGCCGTCGCCAGTTCCGCCCAGGGCGAGCCGGGCGAGATCAAGATCGCCGACCGCGACGACGCCCGGCAGATCGTCGAGGGATGGCGAGCGCGGGGCCTGAAGGTCGGCTTCACCAACGGCTGCTTTGATCTGCTGCATCCCGGCCACGTCTCGCTGCTCAGCCAGGCCAAGGCCGCCTGCGACCGGCTGATCGTCGGCCTCAATACCGACGCCTCGGTCTCCAAGCTGAAGGGTCCGAGCCGGCCGGTGCAGAAGGAGCAGGGGCGCGCCACGGTGCTGGCGTCCCTGTCGTCGGTCGACCTGGTGGTGCTGTTCGGCGAGGAGACGCCCCTGGCGTTGATCGAGGCCTTCCGCCCCGACGTGCTGGTCAAGGGCGCCGACTACACGGTCGAGACCGTCGTGGGCTCGGACGTGGTGCTCGGCTACGGCGGCAAGGTTGTCCTGGCCGAGCTCAAACAGGGCCAGAGCACGACGAACCTGATTGCTCGGATGAACAGCTGA
- a CDS encoding glutathione S-transferase N-terminal domain-containing protein has translation MIDLYTWTTPNGRKASIMLEEVGLPYRVHPVNIGKDEQFNPKFLAISPNNKIPAIVDHDASGGPQTVFESGAILVYLAEKTGKLLAPEGPERWAALEWTFWQVGGLGPMAGQYNYFALRAEDKLPAAINRFGDEVVRLLGVMDRRLNDHPWLAGEHYSIADIASYAWTKAILGALAKAEPDREPGVPAVEAWVQAVGGRPAVQRGMDVPQV, from the coding sequence ATGATCGATCTCTACACCTGGACCACGCCCAACGGCCGCAAGGCCTCGATCATGCTGGAGGAGGTGGGTCTACCCTACCGGGTCCATCCGGTGAACATCGGCAAGGACGAGCAGTTCAACCCGAAGTTTCTGGCCATCTCGCCCAACAACAAGATCCCGGCCATCGTCGATCACGACGCGAGCGGTGGCCCGCAGACGGTGTTCGAAAGCGGCGCGATCCTGGTCTATCTGGCCGAGAAGACCGGCAAGCTGCTGGCGCCGGAAGGTCCGGAACGCTGGGCGGCCCTGGAATGGACCTTCTGGCAGGTGGGCGGCCTGGGTCCGATGGCCGGCCAATACAACTATTTCGCCCTCCGCGCCGAGGATAAGCTCCCCGCCGCGATCAACCGCTTCGGCGACGAGGTCGTGCGCCTTCTGGGCGTGATGGATCGGCGGCTCAACGACCACCCCTGGCTCGCCGGCGAGCACTATTCGATCGCCGACATCGCAAGCTATGCCTGGACCAAGGCCATTCTCGGCGCGCTGGCCAAGGCCGAGCCTGATCGCGAACCTGGCGTTCCCGCCGTGGAAGCCTGGGTGCAGGCGGTGGGCGGTCGCCCGGCCGTCCAGCGCGGCATGGATGTGCCACAGGTCTAG
- a CDS encoding threonine ammonia-lyase, producing MTLDLAAIQAAAGRLKGQIERTPCRHSKTLSKITGAEVWVKFENLQFTAAYKERGALNKLMLLSDAEKAKGVIAASAGNHAQGLAYHGARLGVPVTIVMPRTTPFVKVQHTRDFGATVIIEGETYDDANAHARKLRDEQGLTFVHPFDDYDIMAGQGTIALEMLEDAPDLEVLPVPIGGGGLISGVATAAKALKSDIHIIGCEPAMYPSFTAKMRGITAHCGGQTIAEGVAVKTVGDLTYGVARPLIDDVLLLEEPYIEQAVALYCNVEKTIAEGAGAASLAALLAYPERFRGKKCGLILCGGNIDTRLLASVLTRELVRAQRLISLRIIGDDRPGLLSTVASVIGAMGANIIEVNHNRLALDVPAKGAEFDITIETRDAQHTQDVMNALRESGYPPRVV from the coding sequence ATGACCCTCGACCTCGCCGCCATCCAAGCCGCCGCCGGCCGCCTGAAGGGTCAGATCGAGCGCACGCCGTGCCGCCACTCCAAGACCCTGTCGAAGATCACCGGCGCAGAGGTCTGGGTGAAGTTCGAGAACCTGCAGTTCACCGCCGCCTACAAGGAGCGTGGCGCGCTCAACAAGCTGATGCTGCTGTCGGACGCCGAGAAGGCCAAGGGCGTCATCGCGGCCAGCGCCGGCAACCATGCCCAGGGCCTGGCCTATCACGGCGCCCGCCTCGGCGTGCCGGTCACCATCGTGATGCCCCGCACCACGCCGTTCGTGAAGGTGCAGCACACCCGCGACTTCGGCGCGACGGTGATCATCGAGGGCGAGACCTATGACGACGCCAACGCCCACGCCCGCAAGCTGCGCGACGAGCAGGGCCTGACCTTCGTCCACCCGTTCGACGACTACGACATCATGGCCGGCCAGGGCACCATCGCCCTGGAGATGCTGGAGGACGCGCCGGACCTGGAAGTGCTGCCCGTGCCGATCGGCGGCGGCGGCCTGATCAGCGGCGTGGCGACGGCGGCCAAGGCGCTGAAGTCCGACATCCACATCATCGGCTGCGAGCCGGCCATGTATCCGTCCTTCACCGCCAAGATGCGCGGCATCACCGCCCACTGCGGCGGCCAGACGATCGCCGAGGGCGTGGCGGTCAAGACGGTCGGCGACCTGACCTATGGCGTCGCCCGCCCGCTGATCGACGACGTGCTGCTGCTGGAAGAGCCGTATATCGAACAGGCCGTGGCGCTCTACTGCAACGTCGAGAAGACCATCGCCGAGGGCGCCGGCGCCGCCTCGCTGGCGGCCCTGCTGGCCTATCCGGAACGCTTCCGGGGCAAGAAGTGCGGCCTGATCCTGTGCGGCGGCAATATCGACACCCGCCTGCTCGCCTCGGTGCTGACCCGCGAACTGGTCCGCGCCCAGCGGCTGATCAGCCTGCGGATCATCGGCGACGACCGTCCCGGCCTGCTGTCGACCGTGGCCAGCGTGATCGGCGCGATGGGCGCCAATATCATCGAGGTCAACCACAACCGCCTGGCCCTCGACGTGCCGGCCAAGGGCGCGGAATTCGACATCACCATCGAGACCCGCGACGCCCAGCACACCCAGGACGTCATGAACGCCCTGCGCGAGAGCGGCTACCCGCCACGGGTGGTCTAA
- the queG gene encoding tRNA epoxyqueuosine(34) reductase QueG: MTISTSEPSPQAIKDEIRAEALSLGFSACGFADASAAWPNGEWLKAFVEAERHGDMGWMEETLERRSHPTAMWTEARSAVVLGVNYGPDIDPLQQLARADHAAISVYAQGDDYHDVIKKRLKLLAGWMHRRFGNDVKVFVDTAPLMEKPLAQRAGLGWQGKHTNLVSRQFGSWLFLGSVLTTLDLPPDEAEVDHCGRCSACLDICPTKAFPAPRQLDARRCISYLTIELAGPIPAEFRPAMGNRIYGCDDCLAVCPWNKFASLSSEAKLQARQELRQPTLAELAVLDDAAFRALFSKNPIKRIGRDRFVRNVLYAIGNSGDAGLMAVVEPLLADPAPVVRGAAVWAARRLLGDASALKRAEEDAEVLAEWA; encoded by the coding sequence ATGACGATCTCGACTTCTGAGCCCTCACCGCAAGCGATCAAGGACGAGATCCGCGCCGAGGCCCTGAGTCTCGGCTTCTCGGCCTGCGGCTTCGCCGATGCTTCGGCGGCCTGGCCTAACGGCGAATGGCTGAAGGCCTTCGTCGAGGCCGAGCGCCACGGCGACATGGGCTGGATGGAAGAGACGCTGGAGCGGCGCTCGCACCCCACCGCCATGTGGACCGAGGCCAGATCGGCGGTGGTGCTGGGCGTCAACTACGGCCCCGACATCGACCCGCTGCAGCAGCTGGCGCGCGCCGACCATGCCGCCATCTCGGTCTACGCCCAGGGCGACGACTATCACGATGTCATCAAGAAGCGGCTCAAGCTGCTGGCCGGCTGGATGCATCGCCGGTTCGGAAACGACGTGAAGGTCTTCGTCGACACCGCCCCTTTGATGGAAAAGCCACTGGCGCAGCGGGCTGGCCTGGGCTGGCAAGGCAAGCACACCAATCTCGTCTCGCGCCAGTTCGGCTCGTGGCTGTTCCTGGGCAGCGTGCTGACCACACTCGACCTGCCGCCGGATGAGGCCGAGGTCGATCACTGCGGCCGGTGCAGCGCCTGCCTGGACATCTGCCCGACCAAGGCCTTTCCCGCGCCGCGCCAGCTGGATGCGCGGCGGTGCATCTCGTACCTGACCATCGAGCTCGCCGGTCCGATCCCGGCGGAGTTCCGACCGGCGATGGGCAACCGGATCTATGGCTGCGACGACTGCCTGGCGGTCTGCCCGTGGAACAAGTTCGCGTCGCTGTCGAGCGAGGCCAAGCTTCAGGCCCGCCAGGAACTGCGCCAGCCGACCCTGGCCGAACTGGCGGTGCTGGACGACGCGGCGTTCCGGGCGCTGTTCTCGAAAAACCCGATCAAGCGGATCGGTCGCGACCGCTTCGTTCGCAACGTTCTCTACGCGATCGGCAACAGCGGCGATGCGGGCCTGATGGCGGTGGTCGAGCCGCTTCTGGCCGATCCCGCCCCCGTGGTGCGCGGCGCGGCCGTCTGGGCCGCGCGGCGACTGCTCGGCGACGCCTCGGCGCTCAAGCGCGCCGAGGAGGATGCCGAGGTTCTGGCCGAGTGGGCCTGA
- a CDS encoding glycosyltransferase family 2 protein, producing the protein MPPENPKNKPANENKTGPLVSVIIVSYQSGPTLEPCLDRLAAQTFRDFETILIDNASTDGAPQAAAKAHPWVDFVEAGANLGFAAGNNFAVRRAKGRWLVLLNPDAYAEPEWLAELMAGALRHPTVKSFASLQLSADRPGLLDGAGDNVTSAGIPFRGGYGRKEPTVLPEGEVFSACGAAMLIERELFLAVGGFDERYFCYCEDVDLGYRLRLYDYPTLLLPKAKVAHVGSASTGVRSDFSIFHGSRNRIWTFVKNTPGWLFPVTLPLHVAVTAGLLLLHWRRGDVAPAIRGIKAALKREDLDQVLADRRAIQAKRKASPGAILRVMSIDPAAFIGRRFVIRKWRG; encoded by the coding sequence ATGCCGCCTGAAAACCCGAAAAACAAGCCAGCGAACGAAAACAAGACCGGCCCGCTCGTAAGCGTGATCATCGTCTCCTACCAGAGCGGCCCGACCCTGGAGCCGTGCCTGGACAGGCTGGCGGCGCAGACCTTCCGCGACTTCGAGACGATCCTGATCGACAACGCCTCGACCGACGGCGCGCCGCAGGCGGCGGCCAAGGCCCACCCGTGGGTCGATTTCGTCGAGGCCGGCGCCAATCTGGGCTTCGCGGCCGGCAACAACTTCGCGGTCCGGCGCGCCAAGGGGCGCTGGCTGGTCCTGCTCAATCCCGACGCCTATGCCGAGCCCGAGTGGCTGGCCGAATTGATGGCCGGCGCCCTTCGCCACCCGACCGTGAAGAGTTTCGCCTCGCTGCAGCTATCGGCCGATCGCCCGGGCCTGCTGGATGGGGCGGGCGACAATGTCACCAGCGCGGGCATACCGTTCCGAGGGGGGTATGGCCGCAAGGAACCAACGGTTCTACCCGAGGGCGAGGTGTTCTCGGCCTGCGGCGCGGCCATGCTGATTGAGCGCGAACTGTTCCTCGCGGTCGGCGGCTTCGACGAGCGCTACTTCTGCTACTGCGAGGACGTCGACCTGGGATACCGCCTGCGCCTCTACGACTATCCGACCCTGCTGCTGCCCAAGGCCAAGGTCGCCCACGTCGGTTCGGCCAGCACGGGCGTGCGGTCGGACTTCTCGATCTTCCACGGCTCGCGCAACCGGATCTGGACCTTCGTCAAGAACACGCCCGGCTGGCTGTTCCCGGTCACCCTGCCGCTGCATGTGGCGGTGACGGCGGGCCTGCTGCTGCTGCACTGGCGTCGCGGCGACGTGGCGCCGGCCATCCGGGGCATCAAGGCGGCGCTGAAGCGCGAGGACCTGGATCAGGTCTTGGCGGACCGCCGGGCGATCCAGGCCAAGCGCAAGGCCTCGCCCGGCGCGATCCTGCGGGTGATGTCGATCGACCCGGCCGCGTTCATCGGCCGGCGGTTCGTCATTCGGAAGTGGCGCGGCTAG
- the fzlA gene encoding FtsZ-binding protein FzlA, whose protein sequence is MSVERTLHHFPLDPASRQVRLALGEKRLPFVEIQVRYWEMPPEFTSLNPSGMPPVLVETRHQRNLVVCETRAILEHIEETETEPPLLGRDPSERAEARRLLQWFDRKFDNEVNGFLLHEKMEKRLLRMGAPDLAALRQGREALRMHLGYIDGLLQTRDWLAGRRMSLADFAAAAHLSVIDYFGDVPWKDFSTAKTWYMKLKSRPAFRPILADRWPGLAPAAHYDDLDF, encoded by the coding sequence ATGAGCGTCGAACGCACCCTACACCATTTCCCCCTCGACCCCGCCTCGCGACAGGTGCGTCTGGCGCTGGGCGAGAAGCGGCTGCCGTTCGTCGAGATCCAGGTCCGCTATTGGGAGATGCCACCGGAGTTCACCTCGCTGAACCCCTCGGGCATGCCGCCGGTGCTGGTCGAGACCCGCCACCAGCGCAACCTCGTCGTCTGCGAAACCCGCGCCATCCTCGAACACATCGAGGAGACGGAAACCGAGCCGCCGCTGCTGGGCCGTGATCCGAGCGAGCGCGCCGAGGCGCGCCGACTGCTGCAATGGTTCGACCGCAAGTTCGACAACGAGGTCAACGGCTTCCTGCTGCACGAGAAGATGGAGAAGCGGCTGCTGCGCATGGGCGCGCCGGATCTGGCCGCCCTGCGCCAGGGTCGCGAAGCGCTGCGCATGCACCTCGGCTATATCGACGGCCTGTTGCAGACCCGCGACTGGCTGGCCGGTCGCCGCATGAGCCTGGCCGACTTCGCCGCCGCCGCCCACCTGTCGGTGATCGACTATTTCGGCGACGTGCCGTGGAAAGACTTCTCCACGGCCAAGACCTGGTACATGAAGCTTAAGTCGAGGCCGGCCTTCCGTCCGATCCTGGCCGACCGCTGGCCCGGCCTCGCGCCGGCCGCGCACTATGACGATCTCGACTTCTGA